A genome region from Baekduia alba includes the following:
- the ahcY gene encoding adenosylhomocysteinase: MSATEARTHTDFKVADLSLADFGRKEIRLAEHEMPGLMKTREEFAAAQPLKGARIMGSLHMTIQTAVLIETLTALGAEVRWVSCNIFSTQDHAAAAVAVGPNGTPEDPQGVPVFAWKGETLEEYWWCTEQALTWVDGDGSLVGPNMILDDGGDATMLVHKGTEFEKAGAVPDPAGAESEEFKVFLTLLTRTVAEEPGKWTAIGEGIKGVTEETTTGVHRLYELAQQGELLFPAINVNDSVTKSKFDNLYGCRHSLVDGINRAVDVMLAGKTAVVCGFGDVGKGSAESLRAQGARVIVTEIDPICALQASMQGYQVARLEDVIDTADVFITTTGNKDIIMVDDLAKMKHQAIVGNIGHFDNEIDVAGLENYDGIKRINIKPQVDEWVFPDGHSIILLSEGRLLNLGNATGHPSFVMSNSFTNQTIAQIELFTKNDDYDKQVYVLPKHLDEKVARLHLDAVGVKLTELRTDQAAYIGVPVEGPYKPDHYRY, from the coding sequence ATGAGCGCCACCGAGGCCCGCACCCACACCGACTTCAAGGTCGCCGACCTGTCCCTCGCGGACTTCGGCCGCAAGGAGATCCGCCTCGCCGAGCACGAGATGCCCGGCCTGATGAAGACCCGCGAGGAGTTCGCCGCCGCGCAGCCGCTGAAGGGCGCGCGCATCATGGGCTCCCTGCACATGACGATCCAGACTGCGGTCCTGATCGAGACGCTGACCGCGCTCGGCGCCGAGGTCCGCTGGGTCTCCTGCAACATCTTCTCGACCCAGGACCACGCGGCCGCCGCCGTGGCCGTCGGCCCGAACGGCACCCCCGAGGATCCGCAGGGCGTTCCGGTCTTCGCCTGGAAGGGCGAGACGCTGGAGGAGTACTGGTGGTGCACGGAGCAGGCCCTGACGTGGGTGGATGGGGATGGGTCTCTCGTAGGCCCCAACATGATCCTCGACGACGGCGGCGACGCCACCATGTTGGTGCACAAGGGCACCGAGTTCGAGAAGGCCGGCGCCGTGCCGGACCCGGCGGGCGCCGAGTCCGAGGAGTTCAAGGTCTTCCTGACGCTGCTCACGCGCACCGTCGCCGAGGAGCCGGGCAAGTGGACCGCCATCGGCGAGGGCATCAAGGGCGTCACCGAGGAGACGACGACGGGCGTGCACCGCCTGTACGAGCTGGCCCAGCAGGGCGAGCTGCTGTTCCCGGCGATCAACGTCAACGACTCGGTCACCAAGTCGAAGTTCGACAACCTCTACGGCTGCCGCCACTCGCTGGTCGACGGCATCAACCGCGCCGTGGACGTCATGCTCGCCGGCAAGACCGCCGTGGTCTGCGGCTTCGGCGACGTCGGCAAGGGCTCGGCCGAGTCGCTGCGCGCCCAGGGCGCCCGCGTCATCGTCACCGAGATCGACCCGATCTGCGCGCTCCAGGCGTCGATGCAGGGCTACCAGGTCGCCCGCCTCGAGGACGTCATCGACACCGCCGACGTGTTCATCACGACGACCGGCAACAAGGACATCATCATGGTCGACGACCTGGCCAAGATGAAGCACCAGGCGATCGTGGGCAACATCGGCCACTTCGACAACGAGATCGACGTCGCCGGCCTGGAGAACTACGACGGCATCAAGCGCATCAACATCAAGCCGCAGGTCGACGAGTGGGTCTTCCCCGACGGTCACTCGATCATCCTGCTCTCCGAGGGCCGCCTGCTCAACCTCGGCAACGCGACCGGCCACCCGTCGTTCGTGATGTCCAACTCGTTCACCAACCAGACGATCGCCCAGATCGAGCTGTTCACCAAGAACGACGACTACGACAAGCAGGTCTACGTCCTGCCCAAGCACCTCGACGAGAAGGTCGCGCGCCTGCACCTCGACGCCGTCGGCGTCAAGCTCACCGAGCTGCGCACCGACCAGGCCGCCTACATCGGCGTCCCGGTCGAGGGCCCCTACAAGCCCGATCACTACCGGTACTAG
- a CDS encoding cytochrome c oxidase assembly protein — MLAVAADTSFSLAPGPILIVVALTALYVARWRQVRKSGSTRGASYGRLLAWLGGMLCIAIALISPIDTLADQVFAMHMVQHVLLLDFAPILLILGLSKVLLRPVARTVLDAERALGPIAHPIFAVAFYVGSMWLWHIPFMYDAALNHSGVHVIEHTFFLSAGLLYWWHLLSPVRGRHLTGLAPVGYMVSTKVFVGLLGIFLTFAPSSIYSFYEHRPQVWGLHPADDQALAGAIMAIEQSIVMGVALAYLFVRALAESERQQEREDRYEDAREAAAAGAGPGVGVREP; from the coding sequence GTGCTCGCCGTCGCGGCCGACACCTCGTTCTCGCTCGCACCGGGCCCGATCCTCATCGTGGTCGCGCTCACCGCGCTCTACGTCGCGCGCTGGCGACAGGTCCGCAAGTCCGGCTCAACGCGCGGCGCGTCGTACGGGCGGCTGCTCGCCTGGCTGGGCGGCATGCTGTGCATCGCGATCGCGCTGATCTCCCCGATCGACACGCTCGCCGATCAGGTCTTCGCCATGCACATGGTCCAGCACGTGCTGCTGCTGGACTTCGCGCCGATCCTGCTGATCCTGGGCCTGTCCAAGGTGCTGTTGCGCCCCGTAGCGCGCACCGTCCTCGACGCCGAGCGCGCCCTCGGTCCGATCGCGCACCCGATCTTCGCCGTCGCGTTCTACGTCGGGTCGATGTGGCTCTGGCACATCCCCTTCATGTACGACGCGGCGCTCAACCACTCCGGCGTCCACGTCATCGAGCACACGTTCTTCCTGAGCGCGGGCCTGCTGTACTGGTGGCACCTGCTCTCCCCCGTCCGCGGCCGCCACCTCACGGGCCTCGCGCCGGTCGGCTACATGGTCTCGACCAAGGTCTTCGTCGGTCTGCTCGGGATCTTCCTGACGTTCGCCCCCTCGTCGATCTACAGCTTCTACGAGCACCGCCCGCAGGTCTGGGGTCTGCACCCGGCCGACGACCAGGCGCTGGCCGGGGCGATCATGGCGATCGAGCAGTCGATCGTCATGGGCGTCGCGCTCGCGTACCTGTTCGTGCGGGCGCTGGCGGAGTCGGAGCGCCAGCAGGAGCGGGAGGACCGGTACGAGGATGCGCGCGAGGCGGCGGCGGCGGGCGCCGGGCCGGGTGTGGGGGTTCGGGAGCCATAG
- a CDS encoding adenosylhomocysteinase — protein MADIALADAGRTGIEWADAQMPVLRSIRERFGDQRPLDGLTVGACLHVTAETANLVRTLVAGGARVALCAANPLATQDAVAAAIAQVEGVEVFARHGEDLDTYAGHVADVLELAPNITLDDGADLLVTLHAVRPDLAEALLGGTEETTSGLVRLRAMQADGRLACPVLAVNEARAERVFNDHYGTAQSTLDGILRATNLLLAGRTVVVLGYGPTGRGIALRARGAGAQVVVCEVDPVAGLDARMEGFEVMPSLDAAARGDIFITVTGAPGVLGREHFEAMKDGAVLANAGHFDVEIDLAALREVGGEGVAVRPLVSQHTLAGGRKLNLLASGRVVNLAAGEGHPASVMDLSFALQALSVEHLAASEGSLSAGVHPVPDDIDREVARLKLASLGVRLDELTAEQRRYRRSWE, from the coding sequence ATCGCGGACATCGCGCTCGCGGACGCGGGGCGGACGGGCATCGAATGGGCGGACGCCCAGATGCCCGTCCTGCGCTCCATCCGCGAGCGCTTCGGCGACCAGCGACCCCTGGACGGCCTCACGGTCGGGGCGTGCCTGCACGTCACGGCCGAGACGGCCAACCTGGTGCGGACGCTGGTCGCCGGCGGCGCGCGCGTGGCGCTGTGCGCCGCCAACCCGCTGGCCACGCAGGACGCGGTGGCCGCGGCGATCGCGCAGGTTGAAGGGGTCGAGGTCTTTGCGCGCCACGGCGAGGACCTCGACACCTACGCCGGCCACGTCGCCGACGTGCTCGAGCTCGCGCCGAACATCACGCTCGACGACGGGGCGGACCTGCTCGTGACGCTGCACGCGGTCCGCCCGGACCTGGCGGAGGCGCTGCTCGGCGGGACCGAGGAGACGACGTCCGGCCTGGTGCGCCTGCGCGCGATGCAGGCCGACGGCCGGCTCGCGTGCCCGGTCCTCGCGGTCAACGAGGCGCGCGCCGAGCGCGTGTTCAACGACCATTACGGGACGGCGCAGTCGACGCTCGACGGCATCCTGCGCGCCACCAACCTGCTGCTCGCGGGGCGGACCGTGGTCGTGCTCGGGTACGGGCCCACGGGCCGCGGCATCGCGCTGCGCGCGCGCGGCGCGGGCGCCCAGGTCGTCGTCTGCGAGGTCGACCCCGTCGCCGGGCTCGATGCGCGGATGGAGGGCTTCGAGGTCATGCCGTCGCTCGACGCGGCGGCGCGCGGCGACATCTTCATCACGGTCACCGGCGCGCCGGGCGTGCTCGGCCGCGAGCACTTCGAGGCGATGAAGGACGGCGCGGTCCTGGCCAACGCCGGGCACTTCGACGTCGAGATCGACCTCGCCGCCCTGCGCGAGGTCGGCGGCGAGGGCGTCGCCGTGCGGCCGCTGGTCTCGCAGCACACGCTGGCCGGCGGGCGCAAGCTGAACCTCCTGGCGTCCGGCCGCGTCGTGAACCTCGCCGCGGGCGAGGGCCATCCGGCGTCGGTCATGGACCTGTCGTTTGCGCTGCAGGCGCTGTCGGTCGAGCACCTCGCCGCGAGCGAGGGCTCGCTGTCGGCCGGCGTCCATCCGGTGCCCGACGACATCGACCGCGAGGTCGCACGGCTCAAGCTCGCCTCGCTCGGCGTCCGGCTCGACGAGCTGACGGCCGAGCAGCGCCGCTACCGGCGCTCCTGGGAGTAG
- a CDS encoding calcium-binding protein, which translates to MVRRRLVLLFVLLAAVCEAVGGGVASAATIGVDGSAFRLVAAPGETNNIGVSVSASYVDVAFTSAGQLTSSTGSCWLRTSLSLRCLRSSALAVDLGDGDDRLTTSGAFTLPITVADGAGNDVVTTGSGADTFVDGPGDDTFNGGSGDDRLVAATAADGADAFAGGAGSDTVDYSARTAPVSVTPDGLVADDGESGERDAVGADVERVLGGAGADVLTAAATTTQLSGGPGDDRLTTLAAPAATLSGGDGNDALTTAVTGATLDGDAGDDQLNAATVIPPRTGTPATTVLDGGDGNDALRGSAGPDQLTGGAGNDQLDAGLGADGLDGGAGADTLLGGDGDDHAGGGDGADQLVGGEGRDALSGNDGDDVVDAGTGDDVLDGGAGGDVLRAGDGNDTLLGGDGDDALAGDGGDDQLTGGAGADALAGGDGRDSAGYAGRATPVSLSLNGAADDGAAGEGDSLASDLETLIGGDADDRLSGGPGATSLRGGPGTDTVDYSSAASGVTVSLDGQGNDGAPGEGDDVRDVEHVVGSAFDDILIGGPEADTLEGGDGDDRLDGGGGPDALLGGSGFHDRVDYASRTTGVSVTLDGAADDGEPGEGDLVGADVEDVTGGAGNDTLRGSDGPNVLSGEGGADRLDGAGGDDLISGGKGADQLTGGPGTDAIGAFDGGDPDVVTCDGSDVATVDAKDKASGCGVLLKQAKAGPAAKAAQVGAASVTTAAISARLGHGVGVTTAAASSGTAAAARPVVRHGGPGVDVLRGRAGDDRLSGGRGNDNLDGGAGDDALAGGFGHDTLRGRAGSDTLHGDEAPDRLDGGSGDDSLFGDTGGDRLTGDGGNDALAGASGDDRLDGGAGDDELSGGFGHDTLIGGLGTDDLDGGEALDRLDGGPGFDTLDGGSGADVVRGGDGDDVVAGGSGRDDLSGGPGNDTLQANDRGGDEHIDCGPGEDTVLVDPANAAGGYADRQLLRSGGVVGCEHVVEAQPPAKNPQAGMQVLTLDTGDAVRGADRDDKLLGGAGGDVLDGTRGNDLLWGDRDPGTAAPDLLLGGEGDDTIYGGGGPDYVDGGPGNDVLQGDDGPDVIRGGAGNDVIRPGRGDDVVRGGSGNDTIHAAADGSGDVIDCGAGTDVAEIDKGDEVDGCETVRRK; encoded by the coding sequence ATGGTCCGCCGCCGCCTTGTCCTGCTCTTCGTGCTGCTCGCCGCCGTCTGCGAGGCGGTCGGCGGCGGCGTTGCGAGCGCGGCGACGATCGGGGTGGACGGCAGCGCGTTCCGCCTCGTCGCCGCGCCGGGCGAGACCAACAACATCGGCGTCAGCGTCAGCGCGAGCTACGTCGACGTCGCGTTCACGAGCGCCGGCCAGCTCACGAGCTCGACGGGCTCCTGCTGGCTGCGGACCTCGCTGAGCCTGCGCTGCTTGCGCTCCTCGGCGCTGGCCGTCGACCTCGGCGACGGCGACGACCGGCTGACGACGAGCGGTGCGTTCACGCTGCCGATCACGGTCGCCGACGGCGCCGGCAACGACGTCGTCACGACCGGATCCGGCGCCGACACGTTCGTCGACGGGCCCGGCGACGACACCTTCAACGGCGGCTCCGGCGACGACCGCCTCGTCGCCGCGACCGCCGCCGACGGCGCCGACGCCTTCGCCGGCGGCGCCGGAAGCGACACGGTGGACTACTCGGCACGGACCGCGCCGGTGAGCGTGACGCCGGACGGCCTCGTCGCCGACGACGGCGAGAGCGGCGAGCGCGACGCCGTGGGCGCCGACGTCGAGCGCGTGCTCGGCGGCGCCGGCGCCGACGTCCTGACCGCGGCCGCCACGACGACCCAGCTGTCAGGCGGCCCCGGCGACGACCGCCTCACCACGCTCGCCGCACCGGCCGCGACCCTGAGCGGCGGCGACGGCAACGACGCCCTGACCACGGCCGTCACGGGCGCGACGCTCGACGGCGACGCCGGCGACGACCAGCTGAACGCCGCCACGGTCATCCCGCCGCGCACCGGCACGCCGGCGACGACCGTCCTGGACGGCGGCGACGGCAACGACGCCCTGCGCGGCTCGGCCGGCCCCGACCAGCTCACCGGCGGCGCCGGGAACGACCAGCTCGACGCCGGCCTCGGCGCCGACGGCCTCGACGGCGGCGCGGGCGCCGACACGCTGCTCGGCGGCGACGGCGACGACCACGCCGGCGGCGGCGACGGTGCCGACCAGCTCGTCGGTGGCGAAGGACGCGACGCGCTGAGCGGGAACGACGGCGACGACGTCGTCGATGCGGGCACCGGCGACGACGTCCTGGACGGCGGCGCGGGCGGCGACGTCCTGCGCGCCGGCGACGGCAACGACACGCTGCTCGGCGGCGACGGGGACGACGCGCTGGCCGGCGACGGCGGCGACGACCAGCTCACCGGCGGCGCCGGCGCCGACGCCCTCGCGGGCGGCGACGGGCGCGACAGCGCCGGCTACGCCGGCCGCGCGACGCCGGTCTCGCTGAGCCTGAACGGCGCCGCCGACGACGGCGCGGCGGGGGAGGGCGACAGCCTCGCCTCCGACCTCGAGACGCTGATCGGCGGCGACGCCGACGACCGCCTCTCCGGCGGGCCCGGCGCCACGTCGCTGCGCGGCGGCCCCGGGACCGACACGGTGGACTACTCCTCGGCGGCCAGCGGCGTCACGGTGTCGCTCGACGGCCAGGGCAACGACGGCGCGCCCGGCGAGGGCGACGACGTCCGCGACGTCGAGCACGTCGTCGGCTCCGCGTTCGACGACATCTTGATCGGCGGGCCCGAGGCCGACACGCTGGAGGGCGGCGACGGGGACGACCGCCTCGACGGCGGCGGCGGCCCGGACGCGCTGCTCGGCGGCAGCGGCTTCCACGACCGCGTCGACTACGCGTCGCGCACCACGGGCGTGAGCGTCACGCTCGACGGCGCCGCCGACGACGGCGAGCCCGGCGAGGGCGACCTGGTCGGCGCCGACGTCGAGGACGTCACCGGCGGCGCCGGCAACGACACGCTGCGCGGCAGCGACGGCCCGAACGTCCTCAGCGGCGAGGGCGGAGCCGACCGGCTCGACGGCGCCGGCGGCGACGACCTCATCTCCGGCGGCAAGGGCGCCGACCAGCTCACCGGCGGGCCGGGCACCGACGCGATCGGCGCCTTCGACGGCGGCGACCCCGACGTCGTGACCTGCGACGGCTCGGACGTCGCGACCGTCGACGCCAAGGACAAGGCCTCCGGCTGTGGCGTTCTGCTCAAGCAGGCCAAGGCCGGCCCGGCGGCCAAGGCGGCGCAGGTCGGCGCGGCGAGCGTGACGACGGCGGCGATCTCCGCCCGTCTCGGCCACGGCGTCGGCGTGACGACCGCCGCCGCGAGCAGCGGCACGGCCGCCGCCGCGCGCCCCGTCGTCCGCCACGGCGGCCCGGGCGTCGACGTCCTGCGCGGCCGCGCCGGCGACGACCGGCTCAGCGGTGGGCGCGGCAACGACAACCTCGACGGCGGCGCCGGCGACGACGCGCTGGCCGGCGGCTTCGGCCACGACACGCTGCGCGGGCGCGCCGGCAGCGACACCCTGCACGGCGACGAGGCGCCCGACCGGCTCGACGGCGGCAGTGGCGACGACAGCCTCTTCGGCGACACCGGCGGCGACCGCCTGACCGGCGACGGCGGCAACGACGCGCTGGCCGGCGCGTCCGGCGACGACCGCCTCGACGGCGGCGCCGGCGACGACGAGCTCTCCGGCGGCTTCGGCCACGACACGCTGATCGGCGGCCTGGGCACCGACGACCTCGACGGCGGCGAGGCGCTCGACCGCCTCGACGGCGGCCCGGGCTTCGACACGCTCGACGGCGGCTCCGGCGCCGACGTCGTGCGGGGCGGCGACGGCGACGACGTCGTGGCCGGCGGCAGCGGCCGCGACGACCTCTCCGGCGGGCCCGGCAACGACACGCTGCAGGCCAACGACCGCGGCGGCGACGAGCACATCGACTGCGGCCCGGGCGAGGACACGGTGCTCGTCGACCCAGCCAACGCCGCCGGCGGCTACGCCGACCGCCAGCTGCTGAGGTCCGGCGGCGTCGTCGGCTGCGAGCACGTCGTCGAGGCCCAGCCGCCGGCGAAGAACCCCCAGGCCGGCATGCAGGTCCTGACGCTCGACACCGGCGACGCGGTGCGCGGCGCCGACCGCGACGACAAGCTCCTCGGCGGCGCCGGCGGCGACGTCCTGGACGGCACGCGCGGCAACGACCTGCTGTGGGGCGACCGCGATCCCGGCACCGCCGCACCCGACCTGCTGCTCGGCGGCGAGGGCGACGACACCATCTACGGCGGCGGCGGACCGGACTACGTCGACGGCGGTCCCGGCAACGACGTCCTGCAGGGCGACGACGGCCCGGACGTCATCCGCGGCGGCGCCGGCAACGACGTGATCCGGCCGGGGCGCGGCGACGACGTCGTGCGCGGCGGCTCGGGCAACGACACGATCCACGCGGCGGCCGACGGCTCGGGCGACGTCATCGACTGCGGCGCGGGCACCGACGTGGCGGAGATCGACAAGGGCGACGAGGTCGACGGCTGCGAGACGGTTCGGCGCAAGTAG
- a CDS encoding ComF family protein, translated as MTGRCPRCGLPERCSPRACPARAQAFATAWSPMAYAGAVPPLVIALKDGGALRLARLMAAQMAATAPPGTWRGTLVPVPADPLRRRLRGVDHAARLAGELGPRAGLPVARVLARERAPAHARLTRSRRLRADVGVRTRAGPVPDIAILVDDVHTTGATLHACAAALREAGAEHVAAVTYARTLT; from the coding sequence ATGACCGGGCGCTGTCCGCGCTGCGGGTTGCCCGAGCGCTGCTCGCCGCGGGCCTGCCCAGCCCGGGCGCAGGCGTTCGCCACCGCCTGGTCGCCGATGGCCTATGCCGGCGCCGTACCGCCGCTGGTGATCGCGCTGAAGGACGGTGGGGCGCTGCGCCTCGCGCGGCTGATGGCCGCGCAGATGGCGGCGACGGCGCCGCCGGGCACCTGGCGCGGGACGCTCGTCCCGGTCCCCGCCGATCCGCTGCGCCGCCGCCTCCGCGGCGTCGACCACGCCGCGCGCCTCGCCGGCGAGCTCGGCCCGCGCGCCGGGCTGCCGGTCGCCCGCGTCCTCGCCCGCGAGCGCGCGCCCGCCCACGCACGGCTCACCCGCAGCCGCCGCCTACGCGCGGACGTCGGCGTGCGGACCAGGGCCGGCCCGGTCCCCGACATCGCGATCCTCGTCGACGACGTCCACACCACCGGCGCGACGCTGCACGCCTGTGCCGCGGCCCTGCGGGAGGCTGGGGCGGAGCACGTCGCGGCCGTCACCTATGCCCGCACGCTGACCTGA
- a CDS encoding MerR family transcriptional regulator, translating to MTDALTIHEAAETTGWSPRMLRYIERNGLIEPQRSAAGYRLYGAAELQRLRTLKELLGDYDLGLGDIGFALRLRRDSSLRDAVDAWFEAKPERPDDVPAANWLTFEQEKHSKLLEAVRARQTQPTPTETA from the coding sequence TTGACGGACGCCCTCACCATCCACGAGGCAGCGGAGACGACGGGCTGGTCCCCTCGCATGCTCCGCTACATCGAGCGCAACGGGCTGATCGAGCCCCAGCGCTCCGCCGCCGGCTACCGCCTGTACGGGGCAGCCGAGTTGCAGCGCCTGCGCACGCTCAAGGAGCTGCTCGGCGACTACGACCTCGGCCTGGGTGACATCGGCTTCGCGCTCCGCCTGCGCCGCGACTCCTCGTTGCGGGACGCGGTGGACGCGTGGTTCGAGGCCAAGCCGGAGCGTCCCGACGACGTCCCGGCGGCCAACTGGCTCACGTTCGAGCAGGAGAAGCACTCCAAGCTCCTCGAGGCCGTCCGCGCCCGACAGACCCAACCGACCCCCACGGAGACCGCATGA
- a CDS encoding UTP--glucose-1-phosphate uridylyltransferase has translation MTGLDAAMEKMRAEGLDDAAVESFARQYRRLREGETGTLAEAEIEPVASLPDADDLTEDASAELLDQAVVVKLNGGLGTSMGMTKAKSLLEVKDGKTFLDLIAEQVLDLRARSGARLPLVVMNSFATRDDSLEALGRYEDLSAGLPADFVQNKVPKVREDDLEPVAWEADPAMEWAPPGHGDLYTALVGSGMLSSLLEEGYRYAFVSNSDNLGAVLDPRILAWFAAEGAPFLMEVADRTSSDRKGGHLARRREDGGLVLREIAQTPDEDVDAFQDTSRHKYFNTNTLWVDLVALQEVVSANDGVIDLPMIVNRKTVDPGDKGSTPVIQLETAMGAAIGVFEGAAALRVPRSRFVPVKTTNDLLSLRSDAYVIGDGRAVHLAPERAGVPPFVDLDTDYYKLVADFDARFGSGAPSLVACDALRVVGDVAFGADVVVRGEVTVEGVERVEDGTVLEG, from the coding sequence GTGACCGGCTTGGACGCAGCCATGGAGAAGATGCGGGCCGAGGGGCTCGACGACGCGGCGGTCGAGAGCTTCGCGCGCCAGTACCGCCGCCTGCGGGAGGGGGAGACCGGGACGCTCGCCGAGGCCGAGATCGAGCCCGTCGCGTCGCTGCCCGACGCCGACGACCTGACCGAGGACGCGTCGGCCGAGCTGCTCGACCAGGCGGTCGTCGTCAAGCTCAACGGCGGCCTCGGCACGAGCATGGGGATGACCAAGGCCAAGTCCCTGCTCGAGGTCAAGGACGGCAAGACGTTCCTGGACCTGATCGCCGAGCAGGTGCTGGACCTGCGCGCGCGGTCGGGGGCGCGGCTGCCGTTGGTGGTGATGAACTCGTTCGCGACGCGCGACGACTCGCTGGAGGCGCTGGGGCGCTACGAGGATCTCAGCGCCGGGCTGCCGGCGGACTTCGTCCAGAACAAGGTCCCGAAGGTGCGCGAGGACGACCTGGAGCCGGTGGCGTGGGAGGCCGATCCCGCGATGGAGTGGGCGCCGCCCGGGCACGGCGACCTGTACACCGCCCTGGTCGGCTCGGGCATGTTGTCGTCGTTGCTGGAGGAGGGCTACCGCTACGCCTTCGTCTCCAACAGCGACAACTTGGGTGCGGTGCTCGATCCGCGGATCCTCGCGTGGTTCGCCGCGGAGGGCGCGCCGTTCCTGATGGAGGTGGCCGACCGGACGTCGTCGGACCGCAAGGGCGGGCATCTCGCGCGGCGGCGCGAGGACGGCGGCCTGGTCCTGCGCGAGATCGCGCAGACGCCCGACGAGGACGTCGACGCCTTCCAGGACACGTCGCGGCACAAGTACTTCAACACGAACACGTTGTGGGTGGACCTGGTCGCGCTGCAGGAGGTCGTCTCGGCCAACGACGGCGTGATCGACCTGCCGATGATCGTCAACCGCAAGACGGTGGACCCGGGCGACAAGGGGTCGACCCCGGTCATCCAGCTGGAGACCGCGATGGGCGCGGCGATCGGCGTCTTCGAGGGCGCCGCGGCCCTGCGCGTTCCCCGGTCCCGGTTCGTGCCGGTCAAGACGACCAACGACCTGCTGTCGCTGCGGTCCGACGCCTACGTGATCGGCGACGGCCGGGCGGTGCACCTGGCGCCGGAGCGGGCAGGCGTCCCGCCGTTCGTGGACCTGGACACCGACTACTACAAGCTGGTCGCGGACTTCGACGCGCGCTTCGGGTCGGGCGCGCCGTCCTTGGTGGCGTGCGACGCGCTGCGGGTGGTCGGCGACGTCGCGTTCGGCGCGGACGTGGTCGTGCGCGGCGAGGTGACGGTCGAGGGCGTCGAGCGCGTGGAGGACGGGACGGTCCTGGAGGGCTAG
- the hpf gene encoding ribosome hibernation-promoting factor, HPF/YfiA family, with the protein MQIEVKGRHMTVSDEIREHVEKRFAKVGKQVSELATLEVELSQEQNPSNPDAFVAEVTLRVKGTTLRACDSSRDIAHSINLCADELAIQVKRHRDKRRKRRESRAAAMQQPGMTPDGAGAGGISAAI; encoded by the coding sequence ATGCAGATCGAGGTCAAGGGCCGCCACATGACCGTCTCGGACGAGATCCGGGAGCACGTGGAGAAGCGCTTCGCCAAGGTGGGCAAGCAGGTTTCCGAGCTCGCCACCCTGGAGGTGGAGCTGAGCCAGGAGCAGAACCCGTCCAACCCGGACGCGTTCGTCGCGGAGGTCACGCTCCGCGTCAAGGGGACCACGCTCCGCGCCTGCGACTCCTCGCGCGACATCGCCCACTCGATCAACCTCTGCGCCGACGAGCTGGCCATCCAGGTCAAGCGCCACCGGGACAAGCGGCGCAAGCGCAGGGAGTCGCGAGCCGCCGCCATGCAGCAGCCCGGCATGACGCCGGACGGCGCGGGCGCCGGAGGCATCTCCGCGGCGATCTAG
- a CDS encoding PKD domain-containing protein, with product MVALSSIAIVPATARAAAPVVLIDAPATAVTGAPVAFDGEGTTDPDGQLMDYTWSIDGQALDVESPWLSVAFAHPGHHVVALTATDSGGASATAQRGIDVTGQDRSPSSLKPFGTSLAPGVAAAPEVVVHAPKVRLRKHRLRVELRCRGAARCKGTLRAVALKGRHQTPFLLAQRSFDIASGGPRVIHVRLSRRARQRLGRRTAVRATAFRGRVRTSSIWGTMSYRVPVAR from the coding sequence GTGGTCGCGCTGAGCAGCATCGCCATCGTCCCCGCCACCGCGCGCGCAGCCGCGCCCGTGGTGCTGATCGACGCGCCGGCCACCGCGGTCACGGGCGCGCCGGTGGCCTTCGACGGCGAGGGCACCACCGATCCGGACGGGCAGCTGATGGACTACACCTGGTCGATCGACGGTCAGGCGCTGGACGTCGAGAGCCCGTGGCTGTCGGTCGCGTTCGCCCATCCCGGCCACCACGTGGTCGCGCTGACGGCGACGGACTCCGGCGGCGCGTCGGCGACGGCCCAGCGCGGCATCGACGTCACCGGCCAGGACCGCTCGCCCTCGTCGCTCAAGCCGTTCGGGACGTCGCTGGCGCCGGGCGTCGCGGCGGCGCCGGAGGTCGTGGTGCACGCGCCGAAGGTGCGGCTGCGCAAGCACCGGCTGCGGGTGGAGCTGCGCTGCCGCGGGGCGGCGCGCTGCAAGGGCACGCTGCGGGCGGTCGCGTTGAAGGGGCGCCACCAGACGCCGTTCCTGCTCGCGCAGCGGTCGTTCGACATCGCCAGCGGCGGCCCGCGCGTGATCCACGTCAGGCTCTCGCGGCGGGCGCGGCAGCGGCTGGGCCGGCGGACGGCCGTGCGGGCGACGGCGTTCCGCGGCCGGGTCCGGACCTCCTCGATCTGGGGGACGATGTCGTATCGCGTGCCGGTGGCCCGTTAG